From Desmospora profundinema, a single genomic window includes:
- a CDS encoding SCP2 sterol-binding domain-containing protein: MAKEMKDYTVEEMWREIEKNLNENPKPIEGMIVVYQYDISGDEGGTYQLHLSDGKAKVEKGTTADADCTLQMSTDDFKEMLVGNLNGTAAFMSGKLKVKGNIGLAMKLDHLLRQYGTGRFK, from the coding sequence ATGGCCAAAGAGATGAAAGACTACACCGTGGAAGAAATGTGGAGAGAGATCGAAAAGAATCTGAATGAGAATCCGAAGCCAATCGAGGGGATGATCGTCGTTTATCAATACGACATCTCCGGAGATGAGGGAGGAACCTACCAACTTCATCTGTCCGACGGCAAGGCGAAGGTGGAAAAAGGGACAACCGCCGATGCCGATTGTACCCTGCAGATGTCGACGGATGATTTTAAAGAGATGCTGGTCGGCAATTTGAATGGAACCGCTGCCTTTATGTCAGGGAAGCTGAAAGTAAAGGGGAATATCGGGCTTGCAATGAAGCTGGATCACTTGTTACGCCAATATGGCACCGGCCGATTCAAGTAA
- a CDS encoding acyl-CoA dehydrogenase family protein — protein MISFELSPHQQQVKEVVHWFAQNEMRPISMEADKMAKVPDEWLEKINKLGVQLNTSSFGLTNQKPEKDSGKSKSERQGNRLAVIATEELGWGDPAIALTLPGPGLGGPPVQSSGTPEQKQRFLSIFSKDEPPRWGAYALTEPEAGSDVSGIRTTAKKTDGGYILNGQKIFITNGGRASWVVVFATVDRNLGRAGHRAFVVEKGTPGFSCTRLAHKMGIRASETAELLLEDCFVPAENLLGGKSFYETRGSGPSGFRVAMKTFDNTRPLVAAMAIGIARAAYEYTLDLVRTEYPKQGRFFHLAAELLAQAELDIEAARLLTWEAAWKADIGQPNAKEAAMCKAYSGKMALDVCAKCLELLGPVGLDEHIVEKLYRDAKIFDIFEGTNQVQKLITARHLYQPYGVRV, from the coding sequence ATGATCTCTTTCGAATTATCACCGCACCAACAGCAAGTGAAGGAGGTTGTACACTGGTTTGCACAAAATGAAATGCGGCCGATCTCCATGGAAGCGGACAAAATGGCGAAGGTACCGGACGAATGGCTCGAAAAGATTAACAAGTTGGGAGTTCAGCTCAATACTTCGTCATTTGGGTTAACGAACCAAAAGCCTGAAAAGGATAGCGGAAAATCAAAATCTGAGCGTCAAGGGAACCGACTGGCGGTGATCGCCACCGAGGAGCTGGGGTGGGGCGATCCGGCCATCGCCTTAACCCTTCCGGGGCCGGGGCTGGGAGGGCCGCCGGTGCAGTCGAGTGGAACACCGGAACAGAAACAGCGATTTTTATCCATTTTTTCAAAAGATGAGCCGCCGCGGTGGGGGGCATACGCATTGACGGAGCCTGAGGCGGGGTCTGATGTCTCCGGAATCCGCACTACTGCCAAAAAAACGGACGGCGGGTATATCCTCAACGGACAAAAAATTTTCATTACCAATGGCGGGCGTGCTTCCTGGGTGGTCGTCTTCGCCACTGTCGACCGGAACCTGGGGCGTGCGGGACACCGGGCCTTCGTCGTTGAAAAGGGTACTCCCGGCTTCAGCTGCACCCGCTTGGCCCACAAAATGGGTATCCGCGCCTCAGAGACGGCGGAGTTGCTGCTCGAGGACTGCTTCGTACCGGCGGAAAACCTGCTCGGTGGTAAGTCCTTTTACGAGACGCGGGGTTCCGGTCCGTCCGGTTTTCGAGTGGCGATGAAGACGTTTGACAACACCCGTCCCCTCGTGGCCGCCATGGCAATTGGGATCGCACGTGCCGCCTATGAATATACCCTTGATCTCGTTCGAACCGAGTATCCGAAGCAGGGGCGATTCTTTCATTTGGCTGCCGAGTTGTTGGCCCAAGCGGAATTGGATATCGAAGCGGCCCGTCTTCTTACTTGGGAGGCGGCCTGGAAAGCGGACATCGGTCAGCCTAATGCTAAAGAAGCCGCTATGTGCAAAGCCTATTCCGGAAAAATGGCACTCGATGTCTGTGCCAAATGTCTGGAACTATTGGGTCCCGTCGGTTTAGACGAACATATCGTAGAGAAACTTTACCGTGATGCCAAAATATTCGATATTTTCGAAGGTACCAATCAAGTCCAAAAACTGATCACCGCTCGCCACCTATACCAACCCTACGGGGTGCGCGTTTGA
- a CDS encoding acyl-CoA dehydrogenase family protein yields the protein MISYQPAEEERAFVNLARNFADERVRPMARECEQNRRVDPDLVKKGCELGFMALELPESWGGMEMPLISQVQILESLSFGDLAVVQGLPGPGDAASLIRLLPDSPVLKSYKNAGLDGCWPAVAFLHAADGVVPPTAKIKAVPQETGYVLSGTSQPLRLAAWADYLLIAVTDSEGEILILWLDKTHNRWHTVEGNCQLGLLAAGCARLHFDNEMVTQEQVLAKEREARDFLIQALARVHVVESAKEVGIMQAALSYAAEYTAYRKAFGQEIAKFQGVSFNLADMAIETQATRHLVWRSAVKIDGEGGQSAMGTLSRVHRSLRFVTDSAVQLLGGHGYVQEYPVEKWMRDAQAQIILYGREGDLAARRGEQILREHASAEV from the coding sequence TTGATTTCCTATCAGCCTGCGGAAGAGGAGCGAGCGTTTGTCAATCTCGCCAGGAATTTTGCCGATGAGAGGGTTCGACCCATGGCAAGGGAGTGTGAACAGAACCGGCGAGTCGATCCCGATCTTGTGAAGAAGGGGTGCGAATTAGGCTTTATGGCACTTGAACTTCCCGAGAGTTGGGGAGGAATGGAGATGCCGTTAATCTCTCAAGTTCAGATACTGGAATCCCTCAGTTTCGGCGATTTGGCTGTGGTACAGGGATTGCCCGGTCCCGGGGATGCCGCCTCATTGATTCGTCTACTCCCGGATAGCCCGGTTTTGAAGTCGTATAAGAATGCCGGCCTGGACGGATGCTGGCCGGCTGTCGCTTTCCTTCACGCTGCAGATGGAGTGGTCCCCCCGACTGCAAAGATAAAGGCGGTTCCACAGGAAACCGGTTATGTGTTAAGCGGGACGTCACAGCCTCTGCGATTGGCGGCATGGGCTGACTATCTTCTCATTGCGGTCACCGACTCCGAGGGGGAAATCCTGATTCTGTGGCTGGATAAAACCCACAACCGGTGGCATACGGTAGAAGGGAACTGCCAGCTGGGTTTGCTGGCCGCGGGCTGTGCACGCTTGCACTTTGATAACGAGATGGTCACGCAAGAGCAGGTTCTCGCCAAGGAAAGGGAGGCACGTGATTTTCTTATACAGGCATTGGCCCGGGTCCATGTAGTGGAATCCGCCAAGGAGGTCGGCATCATGCAAGCGGCACTCTCCTATGCCGCTGAATATACCGCATACCGAAAGGCATTCGGCCAGGAGATCGCCAAGTTTCAGGGAGTCTCCTTCAATCTCGCCGACATGGCCATCGAGACACAGGCAACGCGCCATCTGGTTTGGCGGTCCGCAGTGAAAATTGACGGTGAGGGCGGTCAATCAGCGATGGGTACCTTGTCGCGAGTACACCGGTCCCTTCGCTTCGTCACCGATTCCGCGGTCCAGTTGCTCGGTGGTCATGGGTATGTTCAAGAGTACCCGGTTGAAAAATGGATGCGCGATGCGCAGGCACAAATCATCCTGTACGGCAGGGAAGGGGATCTGGCGGCACGGCGCGGCGAGCAGATCCTGCGGGAGCACGCATCGGCCGAAGTCTGA